The genomic segment GTCGATGAAAGATTAAATAGAGAAACAAAAGAGAGATTAATGATTGGATAAGAAAAAATTATTCGTACCAGCAGATTTACTAATTCCCTTTGAAAAAATTTTGGTGTGTTTACCCATCCGATATATCTGATTTAGAAGCTAAATTCCATTTGTCAGATTTTTTATCTGATCTTATTTATTGCTCTCTCGAGCAAATACTTAACGCTCTTTTTCATGACCACCATTCAGCAGCAGCGTTCTTCGTTGCTCAAAGGTTGGCCACAATTCTGCGAGTGGGTTACTTCCACCAACAACCGTATCTATGTCGGTTGGTTCGGTGTTTTGATGATCCCTTGCCTTCTTGCGGCAACAACTTGTTTCATCGTTGCATTTATCGCTGCTCCTCCAGTTGATATCGACGGTATCCGTGAGCCAGTAGCTGGTTCATTCATGTATGGAAACAACATCATTTCTGGTGCTGTTGTTCCTTCAAGTAACGCTATCGGCCTTCACTTCTACCCAATCTGGGAAGCAGCAACTCTTGATGAGTGGCTATATAACGGTGGCCCTTACCAGCTTGTAATCTTCCACTTCCTTATCGGTATCTCTGCATACATGGGACGTCAGTGGGAGCTTTCATACCGTTTAGGTATGCGCCCATGGATCTGTGTTGCTTACTCAGCTCCTGTATCAGCAGCTTTCGCTGTATTCCTTGTTTACCCATTCGGTCAGGGTTCATTCTCTGATGGTATGCCTCTAGGAATTTCTGGAACATTCAACTTCATGTTCGTTTTCCAGGCTGAGCACAACATCTTGATGCACCCATTCCATATGGCTGGTGTAGCAGGTATGTTCGGTGGTGCTTTGTTCTCTGCAATGCATGGTTCTTTGGTTACTTCATCACTTATCCGTGAGACCACAGGACTTGATTCACAGAACTACGGTTACAAGTTTGGACAAGAAGAAGAGACATACAACATCGTT from the Prochlorococcus marinus str. NATL2A genome contains:
- the psbA gene encoding photosystem II q(b) protein; protein product: MTTIQQQRSSLLKGWPQFCEWVTSTNNRIYVGWFGVLMIPCLLAATTCFIVAFIAAPPVDIDGIREPVAGSFMYGNNIISGAVVPSSNAIGLHFYPIWEAATLDEWLYNGGPYQLVIFHFLIGISAYMGRQWELSYRLGMRPWICVAYSAPVSAAFAVFLVYPFGQGSFSDGMPLGISGTFNFMFVFQAEHNILMHPFHMAGVAGMFGGALFSAMHGSLVTSSLIRETTGLDSQNYGYKFGQEEETYNIVAAHGYFGRLIFQYASFNNSRSLHFFLASWPVICVWLTSMGICTMAFNLNGFNFNQSVVDTSGKVVPTWGDVLNRANLGMEVMHERNAHNFPLDLAAAESTSVALVAPAIG